One genomic segment of Hordeum vulgare subsp. vulgare chromosome 2H, MorexV3_pseudomolecules_assembly, whole genome shotgun sequence includes these proteins:
- the LOC123427583 gene encoding putative nuclear RNA export factor SDE5, whose translation MDLSSSLASTSDEETRALNALLDAFSCAFSLEDIANAYCRANGDVNKAGDFLTDLQLSMPQSNEVDSSVETNLPQFGKAVEENSMDNSNRTRNLSCVGKAAEESSVENSSQTRTREKSQKSSASFGTVSSMLGKGSARATTAPANTAPGKGKPLKVELPEYMRDDLKTDESDSAPKRETLNNRDVEEFLFSMLGEGFKLNMEVIRDVLGSCGYDMKKSMDELMSFSTNDLGKRPENEHIAVQDTAVESSFSMGSCLGSQSTSRSQITPGELLESIFTAPERSEEEPKVRRYELGANRRRVPDQKPVVKPLEDISPPSTDLPVKIILGSKEPVVRDEDDYQNYRKAAKQHWDMMKQYYAKAVDAFREGNKKEAEYLRTEGKNYYMMARLSAEKSAGEITKSKQESKNELCLDLRSQDAANVANLLRLHLRQLANIPSFENLRVIIGVDDGTFKMGQRRRKVEKFLEKKSVEWTEDEANPGTILIPINQVKDQ comes from the exons ATGGATCTTTCGAGTTCACTGGCTTCAACCAGTGATGAAGAGACAAGGGCACTTAATGCATTGCTTGATGCTTTCAGTTGTGCCTTTTCGCTTGAAGATATAGCCAATGCATACTGCAGAGCAAATGGCGATGTCAACAAAGCTGGGGATTTCTTGACTGACCTTCAACTTTCGATGCCCCAGAGTAATGAAGTTGACTCAAGCGTTGAGACCAATCTTCCCCAGTTTGGTAAGGCAGTTGAGGAAAATTCTATGGACAACTCAAACCGAACAAGAAATCTTTCCTGTGTTGGGAAAGCAGCTGAAGAAAGCTCTGTGGAGAATTCAAGCCAAACAAGAACACGTGAGAAGTCACAGAAGTCTAGTGCTTCATTTGGCACTGTATCCAGCATGTTAGGTAAAGGATCTGCCCGAGCTACTACAGCTCCTGCCAATACAGCACCAGGAAAAGGAAAACCTCTAAAGGTTGAACTGCCAGAGTACATGCGAGATGATTTGAAAACAGATGAATCTGATTCTGCACCAAAGAGAGAGACTTTGAATAACAGAGATGTTGAGGAATTCCTATTTTCTATGCTTGGAGAAGGATTTAAGCTCAACATGGAAGTGATCCGTGATGTTCTAG GCAGCTGTGGGTACGACATGAAGAAG AGCATGGATGAATTAATGTCATTTTCTACAAATGATCTAGGCAAAAGGCCAGAGAATGAGCATATTGCAGTACAA GACACTGCAGTAGAATCCTCTTTTTCCATGGGGAGCTGCCTAGGATCACAATCCACATCTAG ATCACAGATTACCCCTGGAGAGTTACTAGAATCAATATTCACTGCACCTGAAAGATCTGAGGAGGAACCAAAAGTAAGGCGGTATGAATTGGGCGCAAATCGAAGGAGAGTTCCAGATCAGAAACCAGTCGTAAAACCTCTTGAGGACATTTCACCACCCTCTACGGATCTTCCGGTGAAAATTATCCTAGGCAGCAAAG AACCAGTTGTGCGTGATGAGGATGATTACCAGAACTATCGTAAGGCTGCAAAGCAGCACTGGGATATGATGAAGCAGTACTATGCGAAG GCTGTTGATGCTTTTAGGGAGGGTAACAAGAAAGAAGCCGAGTATCTTCGTACGGAA GGAAAGAACTACTATATGATGGCTCGATTATCTGCTGAAAAATCTGCTGGCGAGATCACCAAGTCCAA ACAAGAGTCCAAAAATGAGTTATGTCTTGATCTGCGCTCACAAGATGCAGCAAATGTAGCAAATCTTCTGAGACTTCATCTTAGGCAGTTGGCTAACATCCCAT CTTTTGAGAATCTGAGAGTTATTATTGGTGTCGATGATGGCACTTTCAAGATGGGACAAAGAAGAAGGAAG GTTGAGAAGTTTCTGGAGAAAAAATCAGTCGAGTGGACCGAAGATGAGGCCAATCCTGGGACCATTCTCATTCCGATTAATCAAGTGAAAGACCAGTGA